One genomic segment of Hordeum vulgare subsp. vulgare chromosome 2H, MorexV3_pseudomolecules_assembly, whole genome shotgun sequence includes these proteins:
- the LOC123427390 gene encoding probable metal-nicotianamine transporter YSL9: MRAEEQLPSVCLCAFLHSCLHTNTSPYSASRRALASTEARIITFSWPFHHFLAGDAAPKLFGRKLEDPAGQAEEAPEAAAAVELGMAPHSRSSGGARFEEIRELDAGGGDSELGAGQARGRVPPWREQLTARGMVASLAVGAMYSVIVMKLNLTTGLVPTLNVSAALIAFVVLRGWTKALARLGVAARPFTRQENTVVQTCAVACYSIAVGGGFGSYLLALDKNTYEMAGEETEGNVPGSYKEPGIAWMTGFLLVVSFVGIIALVPLRKIMIIDYKLTYPSGTATAVLINGFHTPYGDAMAKQQVNGFTKYFGISFFWSFFQWFYSGGDSCGFSQFPTFGLTAWKHTFFFDFSLTYVGAGMICSHLVNLSLLFGAILSWGVMWPLISDLEGDWYPANIPESSMSSLQGYKAFICIALILGDGLYNFVKIIAFTIKNLFEKSKLKNTKKDEDIPVLDDLHRNEVFMEDSLPSWLAYSGYVALSVAAVIIIPLMFREMKWYYVVIAYLLAPALGFCNAYGAGLTDMNMAYNYGKVALFILAAWAGKDSGVVAGLVGCGLVKSLVSISADLMHDFKTGHLTLTSPRSMLVAQAIGTAMGCIIGPLTFMLFYKAFDIGNPEGPWKAPYALIYRNMAILGVEGFSALPKHCLQLCYGFFGFAVVANLMRDLLPPKYGRWVPLPMAMGVPFLVGASFAIDMCVGSLAVFIWNMLDRSKAALMVPAVASGLICGDGLWIFPSALLALAKISPPFCMAFRATH; the protein is encoded by the exons ATGCGTGCCGAGGAGCAACTCCCGTCCGTTTGCTTGTGTGCATTCTTGCACAGTTGTCTGCACACAAACACAAGCCCCTACTCGGCCTCACGGAGAGCACTCGCCAGCACCGAGGCGAGGATCATAACATTTTCTtggcctttccatcattttctggCGGGGGACGCCGCTCCCAAGCTCTTTGGTCGAAAACTAGAGGACCCAGCAG GACAGGCGGAGGAAGCAcccgaggccgccgccgccgtcgagctCGGGATGGCGCCGCACTCGCGGTCCAGCGGCGGAGCCCGTTTCGAGGAGATCCGCGAGCTCGACGCCGGCGGCGGCGACTCCGAGCTGGGGGCCGGGCAGGCGCGGGGCCGCGTGCCGCCGTGGCGGGAGCAGCTGACGGCGCGCGGGATGGTGGCGAGCCTGGCGGTCGGCGCCATGTACAGCGTCATCGTGATGAAGCTCAACCTCACCACGGGCCTCGTCCCCACGCTCAACGTCTCCGCCGCGCTCATCGCCTTCGTCGTCCTCCGCGGCTGGACCAAGGCGCTGGCCCGCCTCGGCGTCGCCGCCCGCCCCTTCACGCGCCAGGAGAACACCGTCGTGCAGACCTGCGCCGTCGCCTGCTACAGCATCGCCGTCGGAG GTGGGTTCGGGTCCTACCTGCTCGCGCTCGACAAGAACACCTACGAGATGGCGGGGGAGGAGACGGAGGGGAACGTGCCGGGGAGCTACAAGGAGCCCGGCATTGCGTGGATGACCGGCTTCCTCCTCGTCGTCAGCTTCGTGGGGATCATCGCGCTCGTCCCTCTCAGGAAG ATTATGATAATCGACTACAAATTAACTTACCCAAGCGGGACTGCAACAGCTGTGCTTATAAATGGATTCCATACGCCTTATGGAGATGCTATGGCAAA GCAGCAAGTAAATGGATTCACAAAATACTTCGGAATCAGCTTCTTCTGGAGCTTCTTCCAGTGGTTTTACTCTGGTGGAGACAGTTGTGGGTTCTCGCAGTTTCCTACTTTTGGACTAACAGCTTGGAAACACAC aTTCTTCTTTGATTTCAGCCTCACATATGTTGGGGCAGGGATGATTTGTTCCCACCTTGTCAATCTGTCTCTCCTTTTTGGTGCCATTCTCTCCTGGGGTGTCATGTGGCCTCTGATCAGTGATTTGGAAGGTGACTGGTATCCAGCAAATATACCAGAAAGCAGCATGAGCAGCCTGCAAGGTTACAAG GCTTTCATATGCATAGCTCTCATCCTAGGAGATGGCCTATACAATTTTGTCAAGATAATTGCATTCACCATTAAAAATCTGTTTGAAAAATCAAAGCTAAAGAACACAAAGAAAG ACGAAGACATTCCAGTGCTTGATGACCTTCATCGTAATGAAGTCTTTATGGAAGACAGTCTACCTTCCTGGCTCGCCTACTCTGGTTACGTTGCATTATCAGTTGCTGCAGTAATTATTATTCCCTTGATGTTCCGTGAGATGAAGTGGTACTATGTTGTCATAGCATACCTATTGGCTCCTGCCCTGGGTTTCTGCAATGCCTATGGTGCCGGCCTTACTGATATGAACATGGCCTACAATTATGGGAAGGTTGCCCTCTTCATTCTTGCAGCCTGGGCTGGAAAAGACTCTGGTGTAGTGGCTGGCTTAGTAGGCTGCGGTCTGGTGAAATCGCTGGTGTCAATATCTGCTGATCTGATGCATGATTTCAAGACTGGGCATCTTACATTAACATCACCTAGATCAATGCTAGTTGCTCAGGCTATTGGCACCGCCATGGGCTGTATCATCGGGCCACTAACATTCATGCTTTTCTACAAAGCATTTGACATAGGCAACCCAGAAGGGCCCTGGAAGGCACCGTATGCTCTAATCTACCGAAACATGGCGATTCTTGGTGTCGAGGGTTTCTCTGCTCTACCCAAGCATTGCTTGCAGCTGTGCTATGGGTTCTTTGGCTTTGCGGTGGTGGCCAACCTTATGAGGGACCTCTTGCCACCGAAGTATGGCAGGTGGGTTCCCCTACCTATGGCAATGGGGGTTCCTTTCCTTGTCGGTGCGAGCTTTGCCATCGACATGTGTGTGGGAAGCTTAGCTGTCTTCATCTGGAATATGTTGGACAGAAGTAAAGCTGCACTGATGGTGCCAGCAGTTGCATCTGGTTTGATATGTGGAGATGGGCTTTGGATCTTCCCTTCGGCCTTGCTTGCACTGGCCAAGATCAGCCCACCATTCTGCATGGCATTCAGGGCTACACACTAG